A section of the Xiphias gladius isolate SHS-SW01 ecotype Sanya breed wild chromosome 8, ASM1685928v1, whole genome shotgun sequence genome encodes:
- the LOC120793369 gene encoding RNA polymerase II elongation factor ELL isoform X2, translating into MAALRQEHRYGLSCGKINKNTPNQTLYHVKLTDTAIRTLEAYQNLKYIKIPAPTPESPEGFRVFSFYLSSDSKDKPQSSFDCIHQYVSGEGRDHLEGQGSIQDKITVCATDDSYQTTRERMSQVEKDIWSRSAIEIKPGPSKCVKVQRKQGLVSGSDSSNKHSPSNKRSLVPSPVAHRPLRDRIIHLLALKPYRKPELLLWLERERASPKDKTDLTSVLDEVGKLNPKDHSYSLKDELYRHVQRDWPGYLEEEKQLIHRLLIRKLQPLHSSQLKSPQSNHSFHKTPGNSPSQLSPAKNLSVKRPLHSDPSNCQTPKKQRLLDQCLPLQSPSHGEYSTNGSRSSSSHGNSSVQIKMEFDKTNNHLQRSPNGLYSPHKLSGSSAIPKLDRTEPALTAPSPKLPHTDNSICTDQQFTNGQHKKKRSKKHKDKERERLKQDWIETSPDLKQNQENLKDHEGEKTPVSRTSAEELPDYLIKYSTITALEQRQQYKDDFCAEYDEYRALHDRIGAITEMFVQLGSKINTLSPGTQEYKLMEDQILQKYRKYKKKFPGYREEKKRCEYLHQKLSHIKGLITDYDQAQELS; encoded by the exons ATGGCAGCGCTGAGACAGGAGCATCGGTATGGGCTCTCCTGtggcaaaatcaacaaaaacaccCCGAATCAAACTCTCTATCACGTCAAACTCACTGACACCGCCATCCGGACCCTGGAGGCCTACCAAAACCTGAAG TACATAAAGATCCCAGCACCGACCCCTGAGTCTCCTGAGGGATTCAGAGTCTTCTCCTTCTACCTATCCAGTGACAGCAAAGACAAGCCTCAGTCCAGCTTCGACTGTATTCACCAGTACGTCTCAGG GGAGGGCAGGGATCACCTGGAGGGCCAGGGTAGCATTCAGGACAAGATCACAGTTTGTGCCACAGACGACTCCTACCAAACAACCAGGGAGCGCATGTCTCAGGTGGAGAAGGACATCTGGAGCCGCTCAGCAATTGAGATCAAGCCTGGGCCAA gtAAGTGCGTGAAGGTCCAGAGGAAGCAGGGTCTGGTATCAGGCTCAGATAGCAGCAACAAGCACTCCCCCAGCAACAAGAGGAGCCTGGTTCCCAGCCCCGTGGCACACCGGCCCTTGAGGGATCGCATCATTCATCTCCTGGCCTTAAAGCCCTATAGGAAACCTGAGCTGCTACTGTGGTTGGAGAGGGAGCGGGCCAGTCCAAAGGACAAGACTGACCTGACCTCAGTACTGGATGAG GTTGGTAAACTGAACCCTAAAGACCACAGCTACTCTCTGAAGGATGAGCTCTACAGACACGTCCAGAGAGACTGGCCTGGATATTTAGAAGAGGAAAAGCAACTCATCCATAGGCTCCTGATCAG GAAACTTCAGCCACTCCACAGTAGCCAGTTGAAGAGTCCCCAGTCCAACCATTCATTCCACAAAACTCCCGGGAACTCTCCTTCACAACTCAGTCCTGCCAAGAATCTCTCTGTG aAACGACCATTGCACTCGGACCCATCCAACTGtcaaacccccaaaaaacaaagactatTAGACCAGTGTTTGCCTCTGCAGTCGCCTTCTCATGGAGAATACAGCACCAATGGGTCTCGTAGCTCCTCCAGTCACGGAAACTCTAGTGTACAGATCAAAATGGAGTTCGACAAAACCAACAATCATCTCCAGAGGAGCCCAAATGGTCTGTACTCGCCGCACAAACTCAGCGGGTCATCTGCTATTCCCAAACTGGATAGGACAGAGCCAGCTCTTACTGCTCCCAGCCCAAAGCTCCCACACACTGATAACTCAATTTGCACGGACCAACAGTTCACCAATGgccaacataaaaaaaagaggtcCAAAAAGCACAAAGACAAGGAACGAGAACGCTTAAAACAAGACTGGATAGAGACCAGTCCAGACCTGAAGCAGAACCAAGAAAATCTCAAAG ACcatgagggagagaaaacaccTGTCAGTCGAACCTCAGCAGAGGAACTGCCTGACTATTTAAT aaaatacagcaCCATAACAGCACTGGAGCAGCGTCAACAGTATAAGGACGACTTCTGTGCAGAGTACGATGAATACAGAGCTCTTCATGACCGGATTGGGGCTATCACAGAGATGTTTGTTCAGTTGGGCTCAAAGATCAACACTCTCTCCCCGGGAACACAAGAGT
- the LOC120793369 gene encoding RNA polymerase II elongation factor ELL isoform X1, with product MAALRQEHRYGLSCGKINKNTPNQTLYHVKLTDTAIRTLEAYQNLKASLSNQPAICFKGSQGYIKIPAPTPESPEGFRVFSFYLSSDSKDKPQSSFDCIHQYVSGEGRDHLEGQGSIQDKITVCATDDSYQTTRERMSQVEKDIWSRSAIEIKPGPSKCVKVQRKQGLVSGSDSSNKHSPSNKRSLVPSPVAHRPLRDRIIHLLALKPYRKPELLLWLERERASPKDKTDLTSVLDEVGKLNPKDHSYSLKDELYRHVQRDWPGYLEEEKQLIHRLLIRKLQPLHSSQLKSPQSNHSFHKTPGNSPSQLSPAKNLSVKRPLHSDPSNCQTPKKQRLLDQCLPLQSPSHGEYSTNGSRSSSSHGNSSVQIKMEFDKTNNHLQRSPNGLYSPHKLSGSSAIPKLDRTEPALTAPSPKLPHTDNSICTDQQFTNGQHKKKRSKKHKDKERERLKQDWIETSPDLKQNQENLKDHEGEKTPVSRTSAEELPDYLIKYSTITALEQRQQYKDDFCAEYDEYRALHDRIGAITEMFVQLGSKINTLSPGTQEYKLMEDQILQKYRKYKKKFPGYREEKKRCEYLHQKLSHIKGLITDYDQAQELS from the exons ATGGCAGCGCTGAGACAGGAGCATCGGTATGGGCTCTCCTGtggcaaaatcaacaaaaacaccCCGAATCAAACTCTCTATCACGTCAAACTCACTGACACCGCCATCCGGACCCTGGAGGCCTACCAAAACCTGAAG gcaTCGCTATCAAATCAGCCAGCGATTTGCTTCAAGGGGAGCCAGGGG TACATAAAGATCCCAGCACCGACCCCTGAGTCTCCTGAGGGATTCAGAGTCTTCTCCTTCTACCTATCCAGTGACAGCAAAGACAAGCCTCAGTCCAGCTTCGACTGTATTCACCAGTACGTCTCAGG GGAGGGCAGGGATCACCTGGAGGGCCAGGGTAGCATTCAGGACAAGATCACAGTTTGTGCCACAGACGACTCCTACCAAACAACCAGGGAGCGCATGTCTCAGGTGGAGAAGGACATCTGGAGCCGCTCAGCAATTGAGATCAAGCCTGGGCCAA gtAAGTGCGTGAAGGTCCAGAGGAAGCAGGGTCTGGTATCAGGCTCAGATAGCAGCAACAAGCACTCCCCCAGCAACAAGAGGAGCCTGGTTCCCAGCCCCGTGGCACACCGGCCCTTGAGGGATCGCATCATTCATCTCCTGGCCTTAAAGCCCTATAGGAAACCTGAGCTGCTACTGTGGTTGGAGAGGGAGCGGGCCAGTCCAAAGGACAAGACTGACCTGACCTCAGTACTGGATGAG GTTGGTAAACTGAACCCTAAAGACCACAGCTACTCTCTGAAGGATGAGCTCTACAGACACGTCCAGAGAGACTGGCCTGGATATTTAGAAGAGGAAAAGCAACTCATCCATAGGCTCCTGATCAG GAAACTTCAGCCACTCCACAGTAGCCAGTTGAAGAGTCCCCAGTCCAACCATTCATTCCACAAAACTCCCGGGAACTCTCCTTCACAACTCAGTCCTGCCAAGAATCTCTCTGTG aAACGACCATTGCACTCGGACCCATCCAACTGtcaaacccccaaaaaacaaagactatTAGACCAGTGTTTGCCTCTGCAGTCGCCTTCTCATGGAGAATACAGCACCAATGGGTCTCGTAGCTCCTCCAGTCACGGAAACTCTAGTGTACAGATCAAAATGGAGTTCGACAAAACCAACAATCATCTCCAGAGGAGCCCAAATGGTCTGTACTCGCCGCACAAACTCAGCGGGTCATCTGCTATTCCCAAACTGGATAGGACAGAGCCAGCTCTTACTGCTCCCAGCCCAAAGCTCCCACACACTGATAACTCAATTTGCACGGACCAACAGTTCACCAATGgccaacataaaaaaaagaggtcCAAAAAGCACAAAGACAAGGAACGAGAACGCTTAAAACAAGACTGGATAGAGACCAGTCCAGACCTGAAGCAGAACCAAGAAAATCTCAAAG ACcatgagggagagaaaacaccTGTCAGTCGAACCTCAGCAGAGGAACTGCCTGACTATTTAAT aaaatacagcaCCATAACAGCACTGGAGCAGCGTCAACAGTATAAGGACGACTTCTGTGCAGAGTACGATGAATACAGAGCTCTTCATGACCGGATTGGGGCTATCACAGAGATGTTTGTTCAGTTGGGCTCAAAGATCAACACTCTCTCCCCGGGAACACAAGAGT